The following proteins come from a genomic window of Methanobrevibacter sp.:
- a CDS encoding PQQ-binding-like beta-propeller repeat protein — MNSKFFILILLLLLVGINCVSASEVDDANTAVSQEVSVNTQNELASVNLDDFQEDVDNQSPVLKSSNSQEYLKDGGSDVIVVNNWDELQYYCSLKDDDYTLKLKENTSFYPTDPDDSNYQIKVYNKVKIIGSEGSYIGYNSSNAPSIKYAAIVVPDNYKSGISMENVEFKWISVDYGPDGVFLRMGGKRTNTFKNCQFSYVKTSKGHSSILYLKKGTASLDNCSFINCTTDFGAVSIYDPNSVKTTDMVIRNCYFEGNYAKTEPGCINNCGKLTVYNTTFVKNRSFWWAGAIHTHSNGNTTIYDSNFTDNVAGWNGGALYTYSYLQIYNSVFRGNNCTTNSGGGAIGACAYLSKPHIYIENCLFEKNENLCWALDELSTEGTGAGGAIAFMDEGSIVVLNSTFIANSAAHGTAISANAAGEYGSPDVIIKNNIFINHTRVGDVLYVNLEGSSAIIEDNYFYGNSIEFSSLNLRKIKEGKNQATLQVTVSLTNPQYYDLDILNKTLFEVYVNGEYVKTVDSNIFDVDFDGFTMCDVYVIPTISNQKSNVETVASTGSYIYVSKSIGNDDNNGSLREFPVNTLKRAFELLNNNSNIVILDGVYDEENFQITHDLTIFGSSDVILINNTSFLVNANNFALKNINICNLTGEYFVKQSKGNLSISNCIFNNCNVSAIIDADNVNIVKSIFTNNNVVVYNNGFASIENSILLNNSKVIDNNVDNIDLNYNWWGNTLNNISKPTNLNINNWLYLNASSDVNVLELGKSSNIQFNCYLVEDNSISKYDYLVKFNLEISALNGTVNKNLVNYNSNVIYTQTDSGRGVLTARYNDISFDLYFDFAKVSPDLVIKASDIMCGQSLEVLILAPSDIAESSGTYKVSVGGKSLTKLTQYNSFKFDGLSAGDYEITVVFSGNKKYANKTLTSKVSVNKYATTTKITTDPIVVGDDLKITITTSQNTAGNITLTVNNITETLILDNAQATYTINNITRGDYYIKAVYNGNEQYAVSQDSILLEVDNLEPNISVSIDNSSYGEASIVNVTLNSDASGFVTATVGDITNSSKVENGHAMISIYGVDVGDNHKVSVFYTGDDNYYNKTTTANMNVSRGDLSFTMNSQDIYIGHDAVITINVPARTKGNFTIDGNVLVIPMSGEVTYTLKNLNIGNYTISAIFNGDNYNTVCNSTSFEVKEFDLPQWVSDGANSQNTQKSEDISICDGGVSWVAKLNSTVVSNIVIDSKGNIYVATADGIYSYDNEGNLRWIYASHGSMGNFTGLAIGRDVIISPRAGDTVYFVNQSNGEKYGYSNIYQASSLFAPIIDSNANIYSVSEYQYESSSYNLVITPYSLWKNGGDPVLVSLGNFKPAASPSVNDDMYVVIGVNSIMVIDAHNKRPIFIKSGDFKNVRPVIGEGNIIYAILDDSIIAYTKDGAHVWDTIITGGAGNKLLIDDEIGVYATNSKGNLFRYDIFTGEETLISDLNITSGILIDGNHNLYFASNEMFYGISPEGIVLWKSDLGSKITGTPVMNKDGIIYVTSEDNRLFALSDATLTDPDLEVSVSDIVEGEDALITIKINNRTTGNVSFTLNDIVYSFEISNGTILKTIPNLSAGTYIVNVTYPGDLRFNSTSKSATFTVKAIASLSTQVSGSAVTLRLPGDATGTLTIKVNGKTYSRTLANGKAAISLADGTYSAVVTYSGDSKYVGFTKTVKVTVKKPVKIVKKPSKITAQKKTFKAKAKTKKYTVTLKSGKTAIKKVKLTIKIKNKTYKATTNSKGKATFKINKLNKKGQYTATIKFAGNKSYKAASKKVKIVVK; from the coding sequence AAATGGATATCTGTTGATTATGGTCCAGATGGGGTATTTCTTCGCATGGGAGGTAAAAGAACCAATACTTTTAAAAATTGTCAATTTAGTTATGTGAAAACTTCTAAAGGTCATTCATCTATTTTATATCTTAAAAAGGGAACTGCTTCATTAGATAATTGTTCTTTTATTAATTGTACCACTGATTTTGGTGCTGTAAGTATTTATGACCCAAATAGTGTTAAAACTACAGACATGGTTATTCGAAATTGTTATTTTGAAGGCAATTATGCTAAAACGGAACCTGGTTGTATTAATAATTGTGGTAAATTAACTGTTTATAACACTACTTTTGTTAAAAACAGGTCTTTCTGGTGGGCTGGAGCAATACATACTCATAGTAATGGCAATACTACAATTTATGATTCAAATTTCACAGATAATGTAGCAGGATGGAATGGTGGAGCATTATACACCTATAGTTACTTACAAATTTATAATTCTGTTTTCAGGGGTAATAATTGTACTACAAATAGTGGTGGAGGCGCAATAGGTGCATGTGCGTACTTATCCAAACCGCATATTTATATTGAAAACTGTTTATTTGAAAAAAATGAGAATTTATGCTGGGCATTGGATGAATTGTCTACTGAAGGTACTGGTGCAGGAGGTGCAATTGCATTTATGGATGAAGGTTCTATTGTTGTATTAAATTCTACATTTATTGCTAATTCTGCAGCTCATGGTACTGCAATATCAGCTAATGCTGCTGGGGAATATGGTTCTCCAGATGTAATTATTAAAAATAATATTTTCATTAATCACACTCGAGTGGGTGATGTTTTATATGTTAATCTAGAAGGGTCTTCAGCTATTATTGAGGATAATTATTTTTATGGTAATTCTATTGAATTTTCTAGTTTAAATCTTAGAAAAATTAAAGAAGGTAAAAATCAGGCCACCTTACAAGTCACTGTTAGTTTAACTAATCCCCAATATTATGATTTGGATATTTTAAATAAAACGTTATTTGAGGTTTATGTAAATGGGGAATATGTTAAAACTGTTGATAGTAATATTTTTGATGTTGATTTTGATGGTTTTACCATGTGTGATGTTTATGTTATTCCGACTATTTCTAATCAAAAATCTAATGTGGAAACTGTTGCTTCTACAGGTAGTTACATCTATGTTTCTAAAAGCATAGGTAATGATGACAACAACGGTAGTTTAAGAGAGTTTCCTGTAAATACTCTTAAAAGAGCTTTTGAACTTTTAAATAATAATTCTAATATTGTAATACTGGATGGTGTTTATGATGAAGAAAATTTCCAAATCACTCATGATTTAACAATTTTTGGAAGTAGTGATGTAATATTAATTAATAATACTTCATTCCTTGTCAATGCTAACAATTTTGCTTTAAAAAATATTAATATTTGTAATCTGACTGGGGAGTATTTTGTTAAACAATCTAAAGGCAATTTAAGCATTAGCAATTGTATTTTCAATAATTGTAATGTTTCTGCTATTATTGATGCGGACAATGTAAATATTGTAAAATCAATTTTCACTAATAATAATGTTGTTGTTTACAATAATGGATTTGCCAGTATTGAAAATTCTATTTTATTAAATAATAGTAAAGTTATTGATAATAATGTAGATAATATTGATTTGAATTATAATTGGTGGGGTAATACTTTAAACAACATTTCTAAACCAACCAATTTAAATATTAATAATTGGTTGTACTTAAATGCAAGTAGTGATGTTAATGTATTGGAATTAGGGAAATCTAGCAATATCCAATTTAATTGTTATCTTGTTGAAGATAACTCCATCAGCAAATATGATTATTTGGTTAAGTTTAATTTAGAAATTAGTGCTTTGAATGGTACGGTTAATAAGAATTTGGTGAATTATAATTCTAATGTTATTTATACTCAAACCGATAGTGGCAGAGGTGTTTTAACTGCAAGATATAATGACATATCCTTTGATTTGTATTTTGATTTCGCCAAAGTCAGTCCAGACTTAGTTATTAAAGCTTCAGATATTATGTGTGGTCAAAGTTTAGAAGTTTTAATTCTTGCTCCTAGTGACATTGCCGAAAGTAGTGGTACTTATAAAGTTAGTGTTGGTGGAAAATCATTAACTAAATTAACCCAATATAACTCATTTAAATTTGATGGGTTAAGTGCGGGGGATTATGAAATTACGGTTGTATTTTCAGGAAATAAAAAATATGCAAATAAAACACTAACATCTAAAGTTAGTGTAAACAAATATGCTACAACAACTAAAATTACAACTGACCCTATTGTTGTTGGAGATGATTTAAAAATTACTATTACAACTTCTCAAAATACAGCAGGCAATATCACATTAACTGTTAATAACATAACAGAAACTTTAATTTTAGATAATGCTCAGGCTACCTACACTATCAATAATATTACTCGCGGAGATTATTACATAAAAGCAGTTTATAATGGTAATGAACAGTATGCTGTTAGTCAAGATTCGATTTTACTTGAAGTAGATAACTTAGAACCAAATATTAGTGTTTCAATTGATAATAGTAGTTATGGGGAAGCAAGTATTGTTAATGTTACATTAAACAGTGATGCTAGCGGTTTTGTAACTGCAACTGTTGGAGACATTACCAATTCCTCTAAAGTTGAGAATGGTCATGCTATGATTTCAATTTATGGGGTTGATGTTGGAGATAATCATAAGGTATCAGTATTCTATACTGGAGATGACAATTATTATAATAAAACCACAACAGCTAATATGAATGTTTCTCGTGGTGATTTATCATTTACTATGAACTCTCAAGACATTTATATTGGGCATGATGCAGTTATTACTATTAATGTTCCCGCTAGAACTAAAGGTAATTTCACTATTGATGGGAATGTTTTAGTTATTCCAATGTCTGGTGAGGTAACCTACACTCTTAAAAATCTAAATATTGGCAATTATACAATCTCGGCTATTTTCAATGGTGATAATTATAATACTGTATGCAATAGCACTTCATTTGAGGTAAAAGAATTTGATTTGCCTCAGTGGGTTAGTGATGGAGCAAATAGTCAAAACACTCAAAAATCTGAAGATATTAGTATCTGCGATGGTGGTGTTTCATGGGTAGCTAAACTCAACAGCACTGTTGTTTCTAATATTGTAATTGACAGCAAAGGCAACATTTATGTTGCAACAGCAGATGGGATATATTCATATGATAATGAAGGTAATCTGAGATGGATTTATGCATCCCATGGCAGTATGGGTAATTTCACAGGTCTTGCAATTGGACGTGATGTAATTATCTCACCAAGAGCCGGAGACACAGTATACTTTGTCAACCAAAGCAATGGTGAAAAATATGGTTATTCAAATATCTATCAGGCATCAAGCCTATTTGCACCGATAATAGATTCAAATGCCAATATCTACTCAGTAAGCGAATACCAGTATGAAAGCTCAAGCTATAATCTTGTCATCACTCCTTACAGCTTATGGAAAAATGGAGGTGATCCGGTTTTAGTCAGCTTAGGCAATTTCAAACCAGCTGCTTCTCCTAGTGTCAATGATGACATGTATGTGGTCATTGGCGTGAACAGTATTATGGTTATAGATGCACACAATAAGAGGCCTATTTTTATTAAAAGTGGTGATTTTAAGAATGTCCGCCCTGTAATCGGCGAAGGCAATATCATCTATGCTATTTTGGATGATTCGATAATTGCTTACACAAAGGACGGTGCTCACGTATGGGATACAATAATCACTGGTGGTGCAGGGAATAAATTGCTAATCGATGATGAAATAGGAGTATATGCCACCAACAGCAAAGGCAATCTATTCAGATATGATATTTTCACAGGTGAGGAAACCTTAATCAGTGATTTGAACATTACTTCAGGCATCCTGATTGATGGCAATCACAATTTATACTTCGCTTCGAACGAGATGTTCTATGGTATCAGTCCGGAAGGCATTGTGTTGTGGAAATCCGATTTAGGATCTAAAATCACCGGAACTCCTGTCATGAATAAGGATGGAATCATTTATGTTACAAGCGAAGACAATAGGCTGTTTGCCTTAAGCGATGCTACTTTAACTGATCCTGATTTGGAAGTTTCTGTATCGGATATTGTTGAAGGTGAAGATGCATTAATAACCATCAAAATCAACAATCGGACCACTGGAAATGTATCATTCACTTTAAATGATATTGTTTATTCTTTTGAAATATCTAACGGTACAATTCTTAAGACAATTCCTAATTTAAGTGCTGGAACTTACATTGTCAATGTAACTTATCCTGGTGACTTGCGTTTCAACAGTACAAGTAAAAGTGCCACATTCACAGTTAAGGCAATCGCCTCTTTATCAACACAGGTGTCTGGTTCTGCAGTGACACTCCGATTACCTGGTGATGCTACTGGAACATTAACTATTAAAGTAAATGGCAAGACATACTCCAGAACCTTGGCTAATGGAAAGGCAGCTATCTCATTAGCTGACGGCACCTACAGTGCAGTTGTAACCTACTCAGGTGACAGCAAATACGTAGGTTTTACCAAAACCGTTAAGGTAACTGTCAAAAAGCCAGTTAAAATAGTTAAAAAGCCGTCAAAGATAACTGCCCAAAAGAAAACTTTTAAAGCAAAAGCAAAAACCAAAAAATACACCGTAACTCTAAAGTCAGGCAAGACCGCAATCAAGAAAGTCAAACTTACCATTAAAATCAAAAACAAAACCTACAAGGCAACCACTAACAGTAAAGGTAAGGCCACTTTCAAAATCAATAAGCTAAACAAAAAAGGACAATACACTGCAACAATCAAATTCGCCGGAAACAAGAGTTACAAGGCCGCAAGCAAAAAAGTTAAAATCGTTGTTAAATAA